The following coding sequences are from one Gossypium hirsutum isolate 1008001.06 chromosome A12, Gossypium_hirsutum_v2.1, whole genome shotgun sequence window:
- the LOC107928733 gene encoding peroxisomal 2,4-dienoyl-CoA reductase [(3E)-enoyl-CoA-producing]: MRVNTSLRAPFSSGVLQVSTNEGNKLKEMESPFRANLLKGKVALVTGGGSGIGFEISVQLGKHGASVAIMGRRKHVLDSAVDVLRSHGIPAIGLEGDVRREDDAARTVESTFKHFGRLDILVNAAAGNFLVPAQDLSPNGFRTVIDIDSIGTFIMCHEAFKYLKKGGLGKDPSTGGTIINITATLHYGATWYQIHASAAKAAIDSITRSLALEWGEDHGILVNGIAPGAIEDTAGVSKLAPEEVLSKIKEKPLYTFGEKWDVAMAALYLSSDAGKFVNGAVLVVDGGQWLSTPRLLSKDAVRQLSRRQETRSRVAPTGLPKSKL; the protein is encoded by the exons ATGAGGGTCAATACGAGCTTGCGAGCTCCATTTTCGAGTGGAGTTTTACAAGTCAGTACCAACGAAGGCAATAAACTGAAGGAAATGGAGTCACCATTCAGAGCAAATTTACTGAAAGGCAAAGTAGCTTTGGTAACAGGAGGAGGCTCAGGAATTGGATTCGAGATCTCAGTGCAGCTGGGGAAACATGGAGCCTCAGTTGCCATCATGGGGCGGCGCAAACATGTTCTCGACTCTGCTGTTGATGTTCTCCGTTCCCATGGCATCCCT GCCATAGGGCTTGAGGGAGATGTTAGAAGAGAAGATGATGCAGCTAGAACTGTGGAATCAACTTTTAAGCATTTTGGCAGGCTTGACATCCTTGTCAATGCCGCAGCTGGCAATTTCCTCGTGCCTGCTCAGGATTTATCTCCCAATGGCTTTCGAACAG TCATTGATATAGATTCTATTGGAACTTTTATAATGTGTCATGAGGCTTTCAAATATCTTAAGAAAGGGGGACTAGGGAAGGACCCTTCCACTGGTGGAACAATAATAAACATAACTGCAACTTTACATTATGGAGCAACATGGTACCAAATTCATGCATCGGCAGCCAAG GCAGCTATCGATAGCATTACCAGAAGCTTGGCATTGGAATGGGGTGAAGATCATGGCATTCTAGTCAATGGGATTGCACCGGGGGCTATCGAGGACACTGCTGGTGTCAGTAAACTTGCACCTGAGGAGGTACTGAGCAAGATTAAAGAGAAACCTTTGTACACATTTGGGGAGAAATGGGATGTTGCAATGGCTGCTCTCTATCTTTCATCTGATGCAG GGAAATTTGTGAATGGAGCAGTCTTGGTTGTTGATGGAGGACAATGGTTGAGCACACCCCGTTTGTTGTCGAAAGATGCTGTGAGGCAACTGTCTAGAAGACAGGAGACAAGGTCTAGGGTTGCACCAACTGGGTTACCAAAGAGCAAATTATGA